A segment of the Georgenia sp. M64 genome:
GTGGTGGCCTCGAGGTCCGAGCTCGCCCGGGCCTCGGCGTCGGCCCCGTTGACCTTGAGGTTGAGGAACTCGGTGAGGGTGCCGACGTACTCGGGCACCACGGTCAGCTCGCCGCTCTCCAGGGCGGGCTCGTAGGTCTCGCGGTTACCGATCGTCCGCACCTCGGTGGTGTACCCCGCCTCGGTCAGTGCCAGCGCGTAGAGCTCGGCAAGGGTCGCGGACTCGGAGAAGTTGCCCGCCCCGACGACGACGTCGCCCGAGCCGGAGGTGTCCTCCACCTCGATGCCGGCCTCCTCGAAGTAGGCAGCGGCCGCCTCGGAGGAGGTGGAGCGCTCGACGTCGACCTGCCGGTTGAGCTCGATGAGCGCCTCGGTGTCCAGGCTCGCCGAGACGGCGTCGAGCGCGGCGATCATCGCCGGCTCCGCGTCGGAGGCGTGCACAGCCGGGATGACGTTGTCGACGGTCTGCAGGTCCTGGTCGTCCTCGAGGACCACGAGCTGGTCACCGGCGATCGGCTCGCACGCCGCCGCCGCCGCGGAGGTTCCGCCGTCCGCCGGGGCGCTCGTCGCGGCGGACCCGCCGTCGGCCGTCCCGCCGTCCGCGGACCCTGGGTCCCCGCAGGCGGCGAGGGTGAGCACGAGGGCGGCGCCCAGGGCGGTGAGGGTTCTCGGGTGGCGCACGGTGACCTCGCAGGATCGAAGGGGACGTCGTGGGACATTCGATCCTGCCGTGCGGGCACCCGCAACCGCTCGCCCGAGAGCGAGACGAGATCGTGACCTGCGGCTTCCTGGCGGGCGCCGCCGTCGGGCAGGCCCTACCCGCGGACCGCGGCGCCGCTGCCACGTCGGCGCCGTCGCCCGGCGACGCGCATGGGCGCCGGCGTCAGCACCCGCTGCCCCACCGCGAGCAGCGCCTCCACGCCCAGGGCGAGCACGACCACCAGCAGCGCGCCGGCCATCGCCTGGCCGAACCGCTGGGTGAAGATGCCGTTGGAGATGATGAGCCCCAGGCCCCCTCCTCCGACGAGCGACGCCAGGGAGACGGTGGCGATGACCTGCACGACGGCGGTGCGCAGGCCGGCACCGATCAGTGGGAGCGCCAGCGGGAGCTCGACCGAGGTGAGGAGCCGTCCGCGTGACATCCCCATGCCGCGGCCGGCGTCGCGGGCGGCCGGGTCGACCTCCTGCAGGCCGGTGAAGGTGTTCGACAGGATGGGCGGGACGGCGAAGATCGCGACGGCGAGGATCGTGGGCCGCTGACCGAACCCGATCGCCGCGGTGAAGATGTAGAGCAGCGCCAAGGTCGGCAGGGCGCGGGTGAGGTTCGCCGCGGTGACCACGACGGCGGAGCCGCGGCGCAGCCGCGCGAGCAGGACCCCGAGGGGCAGGGCGACGACGGCCGCGAGCGCCACGGCCACCAGGGTCATCCACAGGTGGTCGGCGAGGAGGTCGAGGATGCCGCCGCGCCGGGTCCAGCTGAGCGGGTCGTTGAGGTACCGGACGGCGTCGCCCAGCGCCGAGCCGCCGCTCATGCGACCCGCCGCCGGGACCAGGGCGCCAAGGCGCGGCCGAGGGCGAGGAGGACCACGTCCGCGACGAGGGCGATCGCCAGGCACAGCAGCGTCGCGGTCATGATCTCCGCGCGGTAGGAGGAGCTGAACCCGCGGAACATCAGCTGCCCCAGCCCGCCGTACCCGACGACGACGCCGACGGTCACCAGCGCCACCGTCGTCACCGTGGCGAGGCGGACGCCGGTGATGATCGCGGGCAGGGCGAGGGGCAGCTCGACGGCGAGGAGCTGCCGGCCCCCGGAGTAGCCCATGCCGCGGGCGGCGTCGACGACGTCGGGCGGCACGCCCTGGAGGCCGACGAGGATGTTGCGCACGAGCACGAGCATCGCGTAGGCGACGAGGCCGATGAGGACCGTGGTGCGGCCGATCCCGGTGAACGGCGCGAGGAGACCGAAGAGCGCGAGCGAGGGCACCGTGTACAGGACGGCGGAGGTGCCGAGCAGGGCGCCGGCGACGGCCGGGCGGGCGCGGGCGAGCAGCGCGAGGGGCAGAGCGATCGCCAGCGCGATGAGCACCGCCTGGACGGTGAGGCTGACGTGCTGCCCGGTGAGCCGGGCGAGGTCGTCCCAGTTGCTCTCGACGTAGCCCCAGGAGAGCCAGGGGTTCTCCACGGCGACCGACGCGGGCAGGATCACACGCCCGACCGTAACCGCTCGCGCCGACGACGGCACGAGGTCACGCGGCGCCGGGCCACGACCTCGGCCGTCGACGCGCGGCCGTCGTGCACCGTGGGGTCGTGACCGCGGGGCTGCGCCGGTAGCGTCGGGCCGTGGCCACCGCACCCAGCCAGGCGCTCATCCGCTTCGACGGCGTGGGCAAGACCTACCCCGACGGCACCGTCGCGGTGGCCGAGCTGGACCTCGACGTCGCCGAGCACGAGCTCCTCACCCTCGTCGGGCCCTCCGGGTCGGGCAAGTCCACGCTCCTGCGGATGGTCAACCGCCTGGTGGAGCCCACGAGCGGCCGGGTGCTCCTCGACGGCGAGGACGTCGCGGCCACCGACCCCGTCCGGCTGCGCCGGGGCATCGGCTACGTCATCCAGAACGTGGGGCTCTTCCCCCACCGCACGGTGGCGCAGAACGTCGCCACCGTCCCGGGTCTGCTCGGGTGGGACCGGGGCCGCACGCGCGAGCGCGTCGACGAGCTGCTCACGCTCGTCCGCCTGGACCCCGCCCTGCACGGGCCCCGCTACCCCCACGAGCTCTCCGGGGGTCAGCGTCAGCGCGTGGGCGTCGCCCGCGCACTGGCGACCGACCCGCGCGTCATGCTCATGGACGAGCCCTTCGGCGCGGTCGACCCCGAGGGCCGGCGCGGGCTGCAGCAGGAGTTCCGGCGCATCCACGACGAGCTCGGCACGACGGTGCTGCTCGTGACCCACGACATCGACGAGGCGGTCCTGCTCGGGGACCGGGTGGCCGTCTTCAGCCAGGGCGGCCGGCTCGAGCAGGTCGCCGACCCCGTCACCGTCCTCACCCGTCCCGCGACGCCGTTCGTCGAGGGGTTCATCGGCGACTCCCGGGCCGTGCGGCTCATGTCCGTGGCCCACCTCGAGGCCGGCGACGTCGACGGCGCACCGGTCACCACCGGCGCGGACGCCCCGGCCCCCCCGGCCGACGGCGCCCCCCGGGAGCCGCTACGGGTGGGTCAGAGCCTGGACGTCGCCTTCTCCGCCCTGGCGGCCAGCCCCGACGGGACGGTGCCGGTGCACCGGACCGACGGCACCGCCCTGGGTGTCCTGACCTTCGCGGGGCTCCACGCGGCCCTGCGACGAGCCGGCTCGCCCGCCTCATCGGCCGGATAGACCAGTCGGCTCGCCCGCCTCGTCCGGGAGGTAGACCAGCCGGCTCGCCCGCCTCAGCGGCGGGACAGCCGCGCCAGACCGGCCGCGGCGGCCTCGAGCACCGCCGGCGACTTGACGAAGGTGAACCGGACGTAGGAGCGCAGCGCCCGTTCCGTCTCGCCGCCGGTGACGCAGAACGCGCTGACCGGTATGGCCACCACGCCCGCGAGCGCCGGCAGGTCGCGGCACAGGGCGACGGCGTCGGGGTGCCCCAGGGGTGCGGCGTCGGCGAGCACGAAGTACGTCCCCTGCGGCACGACCGGCACCAGGCCGGCGGAGGTGAGGGCGTCGCACAGGAGGTCGCGGCGGTCCTGCAGGGACCGCGCCAGGCCGGCGACGTAGTCCGCGGTGCGCGGGTCCGGCAGCGCGTCGGCCACGGCGTGCTGGAACGGGCCCGAGGCGACGTAGGTGAGGAACTGCTTGACCGTCCGCACCGCGGTGACCAGCTCCGCGGGGCCGTGCAGCCAGCCCACCTTCCACCCCGTCAGGGACAGCGTCTTGCCGGCCGAGGAGATGGTGAGCGTCCGCTCCGCCAGCCCGGGGAGGGTCGCCATGGGCACGTGCGCGGCGCCGTCGAACGTGAGGTGCTCGTACACCTCGTCGGTGACGACGACGGCGTCGTGGGCCACGGCCGCCCGCCCGAGCAGCTCGAGCTCGGCCCGGGTCAGGACGGTGCCGGTGGGGTTGTGCGGGGTGTTGACGAGGACGAGGCGCGTGCGGGGCGAGAAGGCGGCGTCGACGTCGGCGGGGTGGAGGCGGAACCCGTCGGGTCCGGGCCGGAGCGGGATCGTCCGGTGGGACGCGCCGCTCATGGCGATGGTCGCGGCGTAGGAGTCGTAGTACGGCTCGAGGGTCACCACCTCGTCCCCCGGCCCGGTCAGCGCCAGCACCGTCGCGGCGATGGCCTCGGTGGCACCGGCGGTGACGAGGACGGTCTCCGGGTCCACGTCCAGCCCGTAGTGCGCGCGCTGGTGGTCGGCCACGGCGCGCCGCAGCTGCGGGATCCCGGGCCCGGGCGGGTACTGGTTGTCCCCCCGCTCGATCGCCGCGACGGCCGCCGCCCTGACATGGTCGGGACCGTCGGCGTCCGGGAAGCCCTGGCCGAGGTTCGCCGCTCCGGTCCGCACCGCGAGCGCCGACATCTCGGCGAACACCGTCGCGGCGACCGTCCCGTCGGGGCCGATGAGGCCCACCGACCGGGCGACCTGTTCCCAGCGTCGTTCGCTCATGCGCCCCATTGTCCGCCCGGCGGCCCACCCCTCCGGTGGACCGCCGCTTGACGCCGAGCACATTGCTCAGTGACGATTGAGGCAATGGACACTGAGCGAGATGGCGCAGACCTGGTCCGGCGGGCGGCCCTGCACGCCGCCCTGGCCGACCCCGCCCGGTTGCGGATCGTCGACACCCTCACCCTCGGCGACGCCTCGCCGTCGGAGCTGGCGCGCCTGCTCGAGATGCCGTCGAACCTCCTCGCCCACCACCTCAGGGTGCTCGAGCGTGAGGGCGTCGTCGACCGGCGCCGGTCGGAGGGCGACGGGCGCCGCACCTACCTGCGGCTCGTGCGCGGTGCGCTCGACGCCCTCGGCCCGCCCGCCCTCCGGCCGGCCCCGCGCGTGCTCTTCGTCTGCACGGCCAACTCCGCGCGCTCCCACCTCGCCGCCGCCCTGTGGCGCCGCGCGAGCGAGATCCCGGCGGCGTCCGCCGGCACGCACCCGGCCGAGCGGATCAACCCCGGGGCGGTCGCCGCCGCGACCCGCCACCACCTCCCCCTCCCGCGGGTCCGGCCCCGCCACGTGAGCGAGGTGCGCGGCCGGGAGGACCTCGTCGTCACCGTCTGCGACCGCGCACACGAGGAGCTCGACCTCGGCGCGGACATCCACTGGTCCGTACCCGACCCCGTCCCCGCCGGCACCACCGAGGCGTTCGACGACGCGCTCGAGGAGATCGGTCGCCGCGTGGACGACCTCGCCCGCCTCCTCACCTGACCGGAACCACCCCACCACCCACCCGCCGCCCGACGCCCGACCCCGACCCCCACCACACCCCAGGAGGAGCAACCATGTCCGACCGCCCCAGCGCGATGTTCGTCTGCGTCCACAACGCCGGCCGTTCCCAGATGGCCGCCGGCTTCATGCGCGAGCTCTCCGGCGGGCAGGTGGAGGTCCGCTCCGCCGGCTCGATGCCCGCCGACCAGATCAACCCGGTCGCGGTCGAGGCCATGCGCGAGGTGGGCATCGACATCACCGCGGAGAGGCCCAAGGTCCTCACCCCGGAGGCCGTCGAGGTCTCCGACGTCGTCATCACCATGGGCTGCGGGGACGTCTGCCCGTACTTCCCCGGGGTCCGCTACGAGGACTGGGTCCTCGAGGACCCCGCGGGCCAGGGCATCGAGAAGGTCCGCGAGGTGCGTGACGAGATCCGCGGGCGCATCGAGAAGCTCCTCGCCGAGCTCCTCCCGGCGCCCGCCGAGCAGGCCTGAGACGGCCGGCGCGCCGTGACCTCGTCGACGGGGATGCCCGGGCTGCTGAGCCCCGACCACGTCCTCCACACCATCGCCGACGAGCTCGCCGCCCGGTTCGCCGGGGTGTTCGCGGCCGAGACCGTCGAGCGGTACGTCTTCGAGTCCTATGCGGCCCTCGGCCGTTCCGCCAAGGTGACCGCGCACCTGCCGGCC
Coding sequences within it:
- a CDS encoding glycine betaine ABC transporter substrate-binding protein produces the protein MRHPRTLTALGAALVLTLAACGDPGSADGGTADGGSAATSAPADGGTSAAAAACEPIAGDQLVVLEDDQDLQTVDNVIPAVHASDAEPAMIAALDAVSASLDTEALIELNRQVDVERSTSSEAAAAYFEEAGIEVEDTSGSGDVVVGAGNFSESATLAELYALALTEAGYTTEVRTIGNRETYEPALESGELTVVPEYVGTLTEFLNLKVNGADAEARASSDLEATTEALRELGEEVGLTFGEPSEAADQNAYAVTTAFADEYAVTTLSELAETCGGGVVLGGPPECPDRPFCQPGLEETYGLTISEFVSLDAGGPLTKQALTSGEVSLGMVFSSDAALAEE
- a CDS encoding ABC transporter permease: MSGGSALGDAVRYLNDPLSWTRRGGILDLLADHLWMTLVAVALAAVVALPLGVLLARLRRGSAVVVTAANLTRALPTLALLYIFTAAIGFGQRPTILAVAIFAVPPILSNTFTGLQEVDPAARDAGRGMGMSRGRLLTSVELPLALPLIGAGLRTAVVQVIATVSLASLVGGGGLGLIISNGIFTQRFGQAMAGALLVVVLALGVEALLAVGQRVLTPAPMRVAGRRRRRGSGAAVRG
- a CDS encoding ABC transporter permease subunit produces the protein MILPASVAVENPWLSWGYVESNWDDLARLTGQHVSLTVQAVLIALAIALPLALLARARPAVAGALLGTSAVLYTVPSLALFGLLAPFTGIGRTTVLIGLVAYAMLVLVRNILVGLQGVPPDVVDAARGMGYSGGRQLLAVELPLALPAIITGVRLATVTTVALVTVGVVVGYGGLGQLMFRGFSSSYRAEIMTATLLCLAIALVADVVLLALGRALAPWSRRRVA
- a CDS encoding ATP-binding cassette domain-containing protein, with protein sequence MATAPSQALIRFDGVGKTYPDGTVAVAELDLDVAEHELLTLVGPSGSGKSTLLRMVNRLVEPTSGRVLLDGEDVAATDPVRLRRGIGYVIQNVGLFPHRTVAQNVATVPGLLGWDRGRTRERVDELLTLVRLDPALHGPRYPHELSGGQRQRVGVARALATDPRVMLMDEPFGAVDPEGRRGLQQEFRRIHDELGTTVLLVTHDIDEAVLLGDRVAVFSQGGRLEQVADPVTVLTRPATPFVEGFIGDSRAVRLMSVAHLEAGDVDGAPVTTGADAPAPPADGAPREPLRVGQSLDVAFSALAASPDGTVPVHRTDGTALGVLTFAGLHAALRRAGSPASSAG
- a CDS encoding aminotransferase class I/II-fold pyridoxal phosphate-dependent enzyme, translated to MSERRWEQVARSVGLIGPDGTVAATVFAEMSALAVRTGAANLGQGFPDADGPDHVRAAAVAAIERGDNQYPPGPGIPQLRRAVADHQRAHYGLDVDPETVLVTAGATEAIAATVLALTGPGDEVVTLEPYYDSYAATIAMSGASHRTIPLRPGPDGFRLHPADVDAAFSPRTRLVLVNTPHNPTGTVLTRAELELLGRAAVAHDAVVVTDEVYEHLTFDGAAHVPMATLPGLAERTLTISSAGKTLSLTGWKVGWLHGPAELVTAVRTVKQFLTYVASGPFQHAVADALPDPRTADYVAGLARSLQDRRDLLCDALTSAGLVPVVPQGTYFVLADAAPLGHPDAVALCRDLPALAGVVAIPVSAFCVTGGETERALRSYVRFTFVKSPAVLEAAAAGLARLSRR
- a CDS encoding helix-turn-helix domain-containing protein, with amino-acid sequence MDTERDGADLVRRAALHAALADPARLRIVDTLTLGDASPSELARLLEMPSNLLAHHLRVLEREGVVDRRRSEGDGRRTYLRLVRGALDALGPPALRPAPRVLFVCTANSARSHLAAALWRRASEIPAASAGTHPAERINPGAVAAATRHHLPLPRVRPRHVSEVRGREDLVVTVCDRAHEELDLGADIHWSVPDPVPAGTTEAFDDALEEIGRRVDDLARLLT
- a CDS encoding arsenate reductase ArsC, giving the protein MSDRPSAMFVCVHNAGRSQMAAGFMRELSGGQVEVRSAGSMPADQINPVAVEAMREVGIDITAERPKVLTPEAVEVSDVVITMGCGDVCPYFPGVRYEDWVLEDPAGQGIEKVREVRDEIRGRIEKLLAELLPAPAEQA